The genomic DNA CCGCCCAGCATCGGACGGGCGGTAGCGCAATACCGCTCCAATTTCTTCAATGTGCCCTCCATCAGTTGTGAAAACATCAGCATCTGAGGGTCTTCCTGCGTAATAATTTCATTCTCCGACATAATTCATTCATTGTTTGCGTTCAGTAATTCCGTGATGTCGCTCTCCTTGTAATAGCACTTATGTCCAATCATTGAGAAAGGGATTTTTCCCGTATCTCTGTATGATTGCAGGGTACGCTTGCTGATGCCCAAACGCTTGCACACGGCTTCGTTGTCAAGCCATTCGTCCGTTTCGGGCGGATTGCCGATGAGTTGTTCGATACGATGGATAAAGTCTGCAAATTCGGAGTGGTGTCGCTCCCACGCCTTGCGGTCGATAATGATAAGTTTCATTGCATTCTTTTTATTTTGATTACGTTATTGTTACTCGGCAAACAAACTCATATACAGTCTGTTGCCACTATTGTCGTACGCAAAGGTAAGCGTAGAACTACATTGAACAAAGCAACGCAGAAAAGCAAGGAAATAGAAGGAAGAGAAGAGAAATTAGTTTGTCAGTCTGAAAAGCTCCTAAGCTTTCGCCAAAAAGCTCTTAAGCTTTTAGCAAAAAGCTTATAAGCTTTTGTTAGATTACTTATAAGCTTTTTATAGATTGCTTATAAGCTTTTCATAGAAAGCTTATAATCTTTAAGGGCAAAGGCTGGTAGCTTTCCCTATCAGATTTGGAGTCGCCGCAGAAAAACTCTTATGCTTTGTATAAGAATGGTATGATTGCGGTAACGAGAAGAGGTGCCGGCTCTTTCCTTTTATCACATAGCAATTATTCTCTCGACAGTTCGATAGTTCGACAAATCGATATGTAGAACTATCGATAGATAGTTTTATCGATAGATTATTTTGACTATATATAGTTTTGACAACAGATAGTTTTGACAACAGATAGTCATGACAACAAATTGTACAAACAACAGATTGTCTGTATTATCGTCAGTCCTATCTGTTGTTGGTTGTTACGCCTTGCGTCCAAAGAGCCTGAGTATGCCGTATTCTTGTCGTGCCTATACTCTCTTACGGCAGCCCTGCCCTGCAAGGTTGGGAGAGATGAATACGACCGCACGAATACAGAAAATGGCAATACCGCCTTGAAACAGAAAAATCCTGCGGTGGAGATTCTTCTCTCCATCCGCAGGACTTGACCTTGTCAGGGAAGATTGGCTGCCGTTGTACATTTGCACGATAAGAAACGGCATCAGGGGCTTTGCATAAGTATGGCTTACGAAGTGTACGAAGAAAAATGTTGGGGTTATCCGCCTGACTGACCGACTATTGGCAAATGATTGCTCTTGGTGAGCAGCACTATTGTGCCTGTGAGTTCGGTGTAAAGACGGTCGTATTGTTCGCTTGCGGCAAATGTGTCCGTCAAACCGAACTTGTCGAATGTGGCTTGAACAGCCTTGTTCGACAACAATATGGGTGCAAGCTTATCGGGGAGGGGTGCAGGCAGTTCCCTTTCAAACTCATTTTCCAATACAGATACAAGCGTGTCGTACTTGGAAAAGTGCAAACCTTGATACAACACCTCACTTGCTATGCTCTCCGCTTCGGGGTGAGTGAAACCTTGCGCCACGGCATCGCAGTAGGCAGTGAGAGCCATATCAGCCCGAGCGGTGATAAACTCCGTGTCGTGCAATCTTTCGGGGTGATGCTCACTCATATAACTTCTTAACTTCAATCGAAAATAGGAAAGTTCCTGTTTGTTGTTCTGTTTCATTATCATTTGGTCTTTAATCGTGAATAATAAATGTTTGGTAATTACTTCCTTTTATGCTTGTTGCAATGGAACGTTTTGCCGTGCTATAGACTCACAATAACCCTCAAAAACAGAATGCTCCCTGTCTGTGAGTGCAGTCATATCCTCTTGTATCTTATGGTCGGTTATCTTTCCATAAATCTGTGTCGTACCTATATTGCTGTGTCCGAGCATCTTGCTGAGCGTTTCCATCGAAATACCATTGGAAAGGCAAATCGTGGTTG from Prevotella melaninogenica includes the following:
- a CDS encoding helix-turn-helix domain-containing protein codes for the protein MKLIIIDRKAWERHHSEFADFIHRIEQLIGNPPETDEWLDNEAVCKRLGISKRTLQSYRDTGKIPFSMIGHKCYYKESDITELLNANNE
- a CDS encoding DUF1896 domain-containing protein codes for the protein MKQNNKQELSYFRLKLRSYMSEHHPERLHDTEFITARADMALTAYCDAVAQGFTHPEAESIASEVLYQGLHFSKYDTLVSVLENEFERELPAPLPDKLAPILLSNKAVQATFDKFGLTDTFAASEQYDRLYTELTGTIVLLTKSNHLPIVGQSGG